CCTGAAGTCCTGGGGATGGTCACTCCTCTCCAGCTGGGAGATTGTCCTCAATCCGCCTGATGAACCTCATCCGGATTTCTGTCACACCGTCTCCTTTCAGGGTGTCCTGGACAAACTTGGCCTCCACAGCCATCTGGACCTGGGGGACAGTGGGAAAATGAAGGGACGGGTGCCTAGTTGCAGCCTCTGGGGAACCACAGGGGACAGGCTGTAGCTGACTCATCCACGGCAGTCCCAACAAGGGGGCTGGTTTCTCGCAAGGACAGGATTGCCAGTTCGTGTCCCCTGTAGAAAGCAGTGGCCCCGATCTGTAAGGCTGACTTAACAAAGAGCACCCACAAATGAGACCTTTACCCAAATAAGCCAATCTGGGAATTTCCTGGGCTTTGGGGGCTGACAGCACTACTATCAGCAAGAATCATCACCATGTAGAAACATCCACCTTGGATCCTATGCTCAGCAGCGTCACATCTCAGGTAGCAAAGTGCTGAGGGGAGCCAAaggcctttcttttctctccttctctcattcCTTCAAACCTTTATCAAGCCCCTACTACATTTCAGGTGTCTCAGAAGGTAAAGAGCCGCACTCACCATTTCCAAGGCTCCCCGTAACACCCCACACAAGAGATTGGAATAAATAAGGGATGAGTGGTTATCAGGAAGTTCCACAAAGTCCACCAAGggattattttccaaaatgaggGAGAATTCGTCACCAGCTGGGCTCCAATTGGTGATGCTTGGAGTGATGCCCAAGTACATCTTGAACGCCACCTGTCAGGAACACATGACAGCACTATGTGGAAGAGGAGTAGGGGCCGCACACCAGGGAAGGTGATGGGACTGGCAAAGGAGAACTGAGTGGCTTGGGAACTAAACTGTGGCCTTTGCAAAACACTGGAGCTTTAAAAACACTGGAGCTTTAGGCATCCAGGGCAAAAAAGACAAAGCATCTGTGCACAATTCCACACCCCGCTCCTTCAAGGCGTCATACAATTAGGCAACTTGCTGCCCACCTACACTTCTTCTGACGGGGTGGCTTCTCGGAACCAGCACATGAGAGGCCCGGTCCACTTCCTCGTCCTCTGTGCTACCTGAATCCTTCTTGAAAGCAAGTATGAGTCACTGTGGCAGAATTACTCTGAAGACATCCTTCCCTCTATCCACTCTCCTGATTCCAAACCCTCACACTGTCTCTTCACTATCAGCTCTCTGTAGGATTGGGGCCGGCATGCTCTACAACAGAAAGAACCAACCTTTAGGCAACGGACGCCACAAAGCTAAAGGcgttttatcatttattattaattctaCCATACGTAATGTTAACATTATCAATAGTGACCATTTACTATAAGCACACTAAGTTAAGTGTATTCGTTTTAATTGAATGCTCATgttatttcctttacttcttaCAATCACTCTGTGAGGCagctcttattttccttttttaaagatgaggtaaGTGATAATTAAAAGGTTAAAAGCAACTTACCCTTAACTGGTAAGTActggagccagaatttgaaccaggTTTGTCTGAATCCAAAGTCTGTATTCTTAACCCCCAGGCTGCTCTGCTACGTCTTCACAGTCAAGGAGACCTGGCTTTGACTTCAGTGGGGCTTTCACCCACACAGATGATTCCAACCACTCTTCCCTTTTCATAATCTGTGCTATTCCCAAACCACCAGGAAGACTCCTTTGACCAGACAGCTGCCTAACTAGTATTTTGGAATACTAAGGGCCTCTCTAAGGGAGATGGAGAGTGTGGTAAGCAGTGCCTCCCAGTGACATCCCTCAGCGCAACAAGGTGGCCCAGGATAATGACCTTGGCGATGACGTCTGCAGTTTCCCGAAAGTCGTGGCACCTTCCAACATTTGACCGTGCCAAGAAATCTTCTATCAGTCGGACTCCAATGTTATAGCCCctgggaagaaaataagagagcaGACTGTATTATGGAGTGTGAATGTCTTACGTCTGAACATAAGGCTGCTGGTGGTAAAGGGAAAATAGGGGACAATTCCAAAACATCTCAATACAGGAGCTCAGTGGAAACTGTATCCAAAATATTGGTTACAAAAGAGAATCCTGTTCTGGGCTCTAAAGGACCATGCGGATTGTGCACTAGGGAGCCCCATTCTTGTCCCTCCCGCAGAGGAGCTCACTCACATTTTATCCAGCTGTTTATTCACATCTTCATCATTTTCATAGTCCTTGCATAGCTGGGTGACCAGGGCCCCATAGGTAAGGGTGAAAAGCTCAGAGCTCTAAAAGACATTCAAAAGACAGTCAGAACCAAGATgcacaaaaaacaaagtttagtGAGTCTAGATCAGCCTCAATGCAGCTGTCAGGATTCAAAGGAAGGTCATCTGTGTATGGTGAGAAAGAATATCTTCCTCTATGGAGTGCCAATGAGTGTGGCTCCCCAGGGTCAAGATGGCAGGGCTTCAGCCAGACCTACTACAGAACAGGTTGTAGAAGGCACTTCATGCATAGAGGAGTCACTCTTCCAACATATCAAGGTGGGTTTCTGCTAACCCAAGACCCCACCACAACCACCAAGCTAAGCTTGGGTCACCAGAATCTGGGGTGGGAGCAGCAGTCATCCACTAGATACCAAGAAAGACAGACCTGAAACAGACAGTTACAGATTAGCTTCTGTATGTTAGCAGGTGTGACCAATGGCTTCTCTACACCTAAGAATGTCTGGGGTGTCCTGGCCTCAACTCACTCCCAGCGCCCCACCCAGGAGCAGCAAGGACCCAGGGGCCTTGTctgtggggaggaaaggaagtcCTAGACAAAGTCCGCTGCTCTGATAATCCCCCTCCTAAGTCaccaaaatgaggaaaaataatgtTCCTCTTGACACAGAGCGAAAGTTTCCAGGAATGGGGTCACTCTGAAAGGAGTCCAATCTTTTGTGTACCTGGAACACAACCCTGATCTGGACTGGTTTCTACTACAACCACAGTTAACATCACAGAATCCCTGTCTCAGATAAAGACTCCTGTCACCTACCTACCAAGAAACAGAGATGTGGAAGGGGAAAGGATGACAAATGCCATGACTACAGAATGAAAGGAGGAGGTCAGGAGCTAAACACAGTGAAGAACATGCTAACAGCACATCTGGAGCAATGGATCCACACAGAAGGCAAGCTGAAAGATCAAGTCAGCCACCCAACCGCTCCCTTCTGAGTGGAAGCTCATCAGACTTGGGGCAGAGCACCTTTCTGTCCTCAAGTCTTCTGGGGAAGAAAGTTCCAAGTAATGTTAAGGCCCAGGCTCTCAGGACCTCAGTGCTCCTCACCTCGTCCCCCTGGCCTGGTGCTGAGGTCACTGCAAGAATGATAATGTGAGCCTTCTGCTCACATACTGCCTTCTACTTTTCATAGTCTCATTTTCCACCCCACCATAATTCTGTAAGGCAGAAAGGGCAGGGATTAAtctcatttcagagatgaggaaaactgagactcagaatgATTAAGTAATCTGCCCAAAGACAAACAGCTAATTATTGACAAAAGTAATTTTGGGAGACAAAAAACAAGAGTTTCTAAGCCAATATTCACGCTACCCACTGTTCCCCATAAGTTCAATATTAATAGCCCccctaaaaaataacaaaaaacttaACCTGCACtagagagtcacagaatcagtTTCAGAACCAGGAAGCTTTTTGAACTAAACTAAAACAGTCAGATCAGGGTGTCTCCAAGAGACCATTTACCAAATATGGCAATTAAGGGGAAGCTATTAAGGAGGCCAATGATTTTTTAGTAAAGTTACGGGTTTGGCACTAGAATGGCTTGGACATGAATGGATGGAGACAATCCAGCAGTTACCAGTCTATCGAGTTGGCACCACTGCATTAAATCAGGAGAGCTTTCCTTCCATTATTAATGAGCCTTTGGATAGAGACTCCAATGGCCTCAGCCCACCATAATGCCGAGTAACACGCGTATCACAATGTTATCAAGCACCTTATACACGCAGCAGCCCCCAATttaccaataaaaaaaatcaaggttctAAACAGATCTGTCCATGGTCACAGAATCAATATGCCTGGGATTTGGGAATGAGATTCCTGACCCAGGTTCTCCACACTCTCTCTTAATTTGcaattctgtctccatctctgatTATGAACCAAGCCCACTTGAACAGTGTGCAATGTAAATACATTACTTAAAGGtcttcatactttaaaaataggaGTGGAGCTGTGGCACAGAAAAAAGTCATCCATTCAATGTCTACTATGTACCAGAGATTATCTAATAGGAGGGTGATACataataaattgaataaaatatatggttTGCCAGATGATGATAAGAGCTATGGACAAAAAGCCAGCAAAGGATACACACacgcagagagggagagagggagagggagagagggagagggagacagagagagagagagacagagagagagagagaagaggggagggagagagaaagaggtgtcAATTTTAAATAGGATAGTCAGAGAAGGCCTAGTAAGGTGATATTTgtgcaaagacctgaaggaagtaAGGATATGCCATGAAGAAACCTGGGTGAAAAGATTGTAGGAAGCAAGTACAAAGACACTGACATGGGAGTATGTCTGCCATGTTTGAGAAACAGCTAAGAGACCAATGTGATTTGACAggaatgaataaaagagaaaacagaagaggaagacaggtTACTGCTGATCTGGGTTTTCAGTCCTTGTGACCCTTACGACAAAAGGTTCATGGGACCTTAAAGGTCAGCTAATTCAATTGATCCAATTTCTTCATTGAACATAATAACCACATTCTCCTTCCCAACAAAACATGAATCTCTTCTGCaacatttttaagtgctttaaTTATGTTTTAGTAATAATagccatttacatttataaaatcttCAGAATGCCTTTCATTAATCCTATAACAACCATGAGTTTAGCAACATCATCCATCCCCATTTATAGGTGACAGGTTAAGTAACTGAGATTCAGTCTTCTTAATAGTTGAGCACTGTCCCGTAAAAGTTATGTGATCGAAGCCATCACTTAGTATTTTGGAACATCAGTTTTTTCACATCTGTACAATGGTGACAATACTATCTGCCCTTGAGGGCTACAATGAGATATATAGAGGGCACCTGCTGCACAGTACCTACACAAGAAGTACAGTACCTACGAAAGAAGTAgatgctcttatttttttatgcttaaacTAGTTCTCTGTAGTGTGCTGTCAGAGAGTACCCTGAATTGGTTTAAGGAGGGAGATTTTTGAATCAATTAAAGAACTCTGTAATAACTAATAAGGCAAATAGAGAGAATAATGGGtttaccggggcacctgggttggctcgtcagttaaacctctgctcttgttttggctcaggtcatgatcttgtgttggtaagtttaagccctgcatcgagctctgtgctgacagtgtggagcctgcttgggattctctctctccccttctctctctgctcctttcctgctcatgctctccctccctctgtctctctctctctctctctcaagataaataaactttaaaaaattaaaaagaaagaaagaaagaaagaaaaggaaagaaagaagaggaaagaaagagagaaagaaagaagaaagaagagaaagaaagaaagaggaagaaagaaagaaagaagaagaagaatgaatgaatactggGTTTGTAGTCAGAAGACCTGATTCTGAGTCTGgactgccacttactagctgtgggatTTTAGGTAAGTCACTTTACTTTGCTAAATCTCAATCCCCTCACACAAACACGGGTAACAGTAAAATCTGTCATGCTGGAGGATCTAATGAGATAACGGACTTTAAATGCTTTGCAGACCAAGAAACCACAGAATAGCCAATACGGATCTCCAAGTACTATAGGCACAACCTGAGCAGAGCAGTAAAGCCAAAACCCTACTTCAGGTGAGGCTACTGTACTTGATGGTTTTCAAAGCCTTTTCAGTTAGTGCCCCGGACAAACAAATCTTCCTAGGGGGGCCGATCTTTGGAGCTAATGCTCCAAGAGtcacatttactatttttatcaACACAAATAATTCAGTGTGACTGCCCCAAGCAGCTGGGAATGAAGGTCAGTAACAGGAGGGAGTTGatccctctctcttaccctccgGCCTCCTGTATGGAGATTCTGAGTGCTGCCACTGAAGTAGTAACCCACCTGAGCACTGGACAATACAGCCAGTGGGGTTGGGTTACTAGTAACACAACACAAAATAAAGTTGGGTTTGACTGCCCATGGAATTCAAGAACCAAACACTGTACAGACACATAAAGGCTAATATCTGTACAAACAAGGATGCTTGCTAGCTGACATTTACCGAGTGCCAACTGTGTTGAGGGGACTGTCACACTGCTAGCTTTTCATGCATGATGTCAATTAATTCTCAGAACAACCCCATGACAGATACTATTACTACCCTTTcgaatctattttttaaagatggtgaAACTGATGCTTACAACAatgaaggtcacacagcaagtaagcaGTTAGGCCAGGACAGTACTACACCCCTGCGTTGTAtacttttctgcctctctcatgGCATGTGCTTCTCAAGGTCAGGGACTAGGACTGCATCTCTGCACTTCTCCCAACACCTAGTACAGAGCTATCCATATAGTTAGGGCTCAGGAAAAGTTTGCCAGATACATGGGCTGTTTCTGCTCGCACAGACTAAAAGCAGAGGTCTAGTTCTTTGGGTATATTAATCATTTAAGTCTTGGAGGGTTTAAGTGGGAACACAGTAATTAGCAGAAGGTTGGGCCAACTGGGAAGAGGGATGCTAGAGGGAGAGACCTCCCCAGGAGGAGAGGAGCATACCAAAACCAGGTGGCCAGCAAGAGGATCATGTGACAGGCCCTTAAGTAGGCACCAGCAGGAAATGAACGAGAGGGTGCCCCAAACCTTCAtgtcattcattcactaaatattGATTCCCTAGAGCCAAGCATCATCCCAGATGCTGGGAACAGAGCAATGGACAAAACAAATCCTTGCTCTGGTGGTTACATTTTCATGGGGAAGactgaaaagaaacaagtatataatttataacaGAATAGCGCCATGAAGAAAAACAGAGTAGAGTAAGAGGACAGAAAACTAGTCAGGTAGTCAGGGAAGGTCTCttcagaggaggtgacatttgagtaacTGCGAATGAAGTAGGGAGTAGCTACATGAGGGTTAGGGTTACTCATTGGGGGAAGGAAGTTCTAAGCAGAGACACTAGCAGTTGCAAAAGCCTTGAGGCGGGAGTGTGCTGCTCCCCTCCCTAATTCTCCCCTCACCAAAGCAGAATGAACACGGAGGGGGTTGCTGCTGGTGTTAAGGGTGGAACCTGGAGGTTCCTGTTTAAAATGGTattaaaagggcacctgggtggttcggtcagcatggagcctgcttcagaatttctgtctccctctctctcaatatttaaatataaacaaataaataaaatggtattaaatatttcaatagggatttcaggtttaaaaaaagtacaaaacaaaactaagatgTGAAAACTAAGCATCTCCTCATATCttaggaaaagaggaaacaaacatTTACCATATCCCATACATTGTACActgttatctcacttaatcttaaGTAGGCATCATTGTCCCcaatttataaataaggaaattgaggatCAAACAAGACTTGAAAATTCCAACAATGTCCATGCTTCTTCCCCTACATGACAGTTTCCtagtaaaatatactttttttctttttaagtccttGATATTTTCTCCAAAACAGGAATTCTTAACCTGTGATCCATGGAGGATCTTCAGGGACCCACAAATCCCCCCAAAATGTAAACAAGTGTCCATGTACATGTCTGTCAATTTAACATTtctgggcaggggcacctgggtggctcagttggttaagtgtctgactcttggtttcagctcaggtcatgatctcatggtttgtgagttcgagccccgtgtagagCTCTGCGCCAttagagattctctctcctctctctgcccctaccctgcccatactctctcgctcaaaataaacaaataaacttaaaaaaaaaaaaatctggggagGAGATCCATTGGTATCAGCAGCTTCTCAAAAGgggtctgaaaaaaaaaagttaggtacTACTTTGGAGTGTTAGGCCTCCTGTGGCCCATTTTGGTGGCTGTTCCTAGTGTAAGATGCCAAGGTATAAGGGATGTTTAATCACCCCGCTAGAGCTGAGGGTCAACAAGGGCCCCTGATTAGTTTCCAATCGGGAAAGAAGATAGCATGGGCAATTCTGGAGGTAAGaatatgacaaagaaaaacaCCTGGCAAGAGGTCCCCTTAATTTGGAGGAAAGCGTCATCTACATTACTTTCCAGGTCAGGCTGCCACCTGCAACCAAACTTTACCAGACTACATGGTGTCCCACTATTCCCAGGCAAATAAggagtccccccccccgcccctcaccaGAGAGGTACCACTTACTGCCACCCTGCCTACTCCTCCAAATAAAGTTCCTTTCTGGCAGGATCAGTATCGGAGCATCTCTTACAATCCCCAGAGCACAGTGTGAGAGACAGTAGGGCCTAGTAGTCTGAAACTTGCAAGTTCTACAGAGACATGAATTCAAATCCTAATTCTTCCTAGATGTAAATTTGGGGAAGTTATGTAACCTCTCGGAGCTGTAAAACTGCGGTAACATTATCTACCTGAGAGAGTTACTTAGCGAATTAAATGACACCGTGGACGTAAAGTGCCTGGCTCCGTGCCTAACACACAGTAAGAGAGCAATAGTGGTAGTTACTATTACCGTCGTCGCTGTTGGTCTAGCACACGGCGGCTCTCAGGCGTCGGGGGAGGGATCTCTGAGCTACTCCAGCGGCCCTGCAACCTGCTTCAGGCCCGGTACGTCCCCGGCGTGACTCTCCCCTCCAGGCCCACAGgcagccccctcctccttccttcctgcgaAAGCACTTTGCGCTCATAGGAGGCCCTTTTGCAATTGCGCCCCGCGCCGGGCCCCTTCCCCAGAACGCCTCCATTCCGCCCCGCTCGCCGAGGTCACGCGCTCCGAGTTACCATTTTCTTGCTCTCGGTGCCACGGTTCGCCTGCCTAGACATGGTGCCGGCCGCCGGACCCCGCCTCGCCACAGACCTGCTCGGCGACCCCTCTGGACACCGCTCCACCCAGCCGCGGCCCCTCAGCCTTCGGGACTGACCGGCACCAACTCACCGCGCCTGCGCGGCCTACCGCAGGGCACCACGGGACTCGTGGTCCGGCGGATGAGGATAATTCCCGCCCGGTAAACGTCAGACTACAACACCCAACCGCTCCGTTGGCAGCCCCGCTGGACTACAAGTCCCAGAGTGCTTCGCGCGGCTGACTCTCTTAGAGCCTGGCTCCCCGAGGGCTACATTATAGCCGCTGGGTGGCGTCCGGCGCTTGCGGGAATCGTGTGTAGTCCACACACTTCCCTTCCGCCCACCCCCTCACCCTCACAGATGCTCCGCAAATTCCTCTCTTGTTGGGTTGGTCTTGGAAAGTCCCCCTTTCGAACTAGCTTCTTCCGCTCTTGCTGCAATTCAGAGCCAGAAGCTCCCAGGATGTCCCAGAAAACTAGCTACGGCTCATACACAAATCTGGCTTCTTactgcaaaaatatttaatgagaacctatgtgccaagcatttcACTAGTGGTTTTTTTCAAACTGTCATTTGTTCCCAAACTCCAAAAGCAGCCAGTACCTGCATCCTACCACTGTGGCCTCATGATGGAATATCCAGTCTGTTTGCTAAAATTCAGGTCActttgtctccctccccttccccaagaACTACACTGCCTGGTCCCTGGAAAAGAAAGATCGCCAGCGTTGGTAGCAGCCAGTCCCGGATTTTAATCTCAGCTTTGCCATTTTAGGCAAGTTGCTGGATCTCTTTCAGTTGTTGTGAAGATTGGTGAGACACAAGTGCAGAGCACTTGGTCACAAAATAAATGTGCATTCCCTTTCTTCCAGACACTCTCTAAAAACAGCCAACAGGTCCCAGAAACACCAGGGGAATGTGCTGGCCACACCCTCACCATCACCAAGGGAAGTCCTACAGTCCCTGACCATAGCTCTTCGGTTTCAGCTCCAGCCATCCCCTCTGGCCGGTCAGTTGTAAGCAGGCTGGCCTGGGAGTCCCTGAGCACCCTCTCCTCACTTAAGCCTGGTAGCCTGACTCTGTAAGCAGCTGCATTCTAGCCCCTAGCCTTCACCATGACAACCAGCCCGCCCAGACGTGAGCCAGCCCGGCTGGGGAAGACTGGGGGGGCCCAGGCTGCTCCGGCTAAAGGCCAGTTCCCAAGATTCTCCCAGTTTCTCCCTCAGGGTGCAGGACCAATATTATTATACCCTTCTCCCTGTGACAAAGACATTCTGGGGCCTCCCTAGAGGCAGTGACCTTTGACTCTCCCTCCTGTGTCAGTGCCTTGGCTGAGAGTTCTGGGAAGGAACTGGAGGGCTGGGCTatggcaggggaggaggcagggggtcAGCTAGCCCCCAGCGGCCAGCGCAGCCAGGGAAGAACCTCCTGCATTCCCAGGAGAGAGGACAGCTGAGGTGAAAGCTGCAGTTGGCTGGTCTGTCTGTCGGTCTGGGCTCCTCCCTGCCGGCTGCCCTTGGCTGCCCACAGAAACCTGAGTCACAGTCACGGCCAGCCGCCCGACCCCACCCAGCCTGCTGTCAGGCAGGGTGGTTCTGGAGAAGCTGAAGGCGGAGCCTTTCCCTGCCCATCTTATGACCTCTGAGATTCTTCTTCTGCCTGTGATTGCTCCTTTTGGTGTCTTTTTCTCTGGAACTCCTCCTTCCAGTGCCACAAGTCCTGAATTAAGCATGGGGGAGGGGTCCATTTTAAGCTGATTTATAGGGTCTCCTCCCTCACTCAGATGTGAACCTAAACCTCCTTAGACAGCTGCTCCAAGGGCTCTCGGTACACCTCCCATCATTCCCAAATCCCAATCCTTCTCAATCACTGCTCAGGGCCAGACATCTCAGAACACTAGGCACCTACTCCTC
This Lynx canadensis isolate LIC74 chromosome C1, mLynCan4.pri.v2, whole genome shotgun sequence DNA region includes the following protein-coding sequences:
- the TRAPPC3 gene encoding trafficking protein particle complex subunit 3 isoform X1; amino-acid sequence: MSRQANRGTESKKMSSELFTLTYGALVTQLCKDYENDEDVNKQLDKMGYNIGVRLIEDFLARSNVGRCHDFRETADVIAKVAFKMYLGITPSITNWSPAGDEFSLILENNPLVDFVELPDNHSSLIYSNLLCGVLRGALEMVQMAVEAKFVQDTLKGDGVTEIRMRFIRRIEDNLPAGEE
- the TRAPPC3 gene encoding trafficking protein particle complex subunit 3 isoform X2, whose protein sequence is MGYNIGVRLIEDFLARSNVGRCHDFRETADVIAKVAFKMYLGITPSITNWSPAGDEFSLILENNPLVDFVELPDNHSSLIYSNLLCGVLRGALEMVQMAVEAKFVQDTLKGDGVTEIRMRFIRRIEDNLPAGEE